In a genomic window of Novosphingobium sp. KA1:
- a CDS encoding aldehyde dehydrogenase family protein, with protein MTDPIAHLSASGHLDQMFVDGCWRAPNGADRASVIDPASEAEVAQIALGDGEDVDSAVAAARRAFGGWSNTPVETRVALLRRIHALLLDRADLFARAISLEMGSAITAARAAQVPFAAEHVRVAADNLAEFAFTSLRGTTAIAREPVGVCALITPWNWPLYQITAKVAPALAAGCTVVLKPSELSPLSAVLFAEVMAEAGTPEGVFNLVQGTGPVVGEALARHPGVDMISITGSTRAGVLVSQAAAETIKRVALELGGKSPNVVLPDADLERAIPLGVAACMRNVGQSCSAPTRMIVPRARLAEVERLAAGTASAFVVGDPFDEATTHGPIANRAQYERVQRMIEVGIAEGAKLLTGGPGRPAGCAQGWYARPTVFSEVRTDMAIAQDEIFGPVLCIIPYDTVDEAVAIANDTVYGLGAHVQGSDLEVARAVARRIRSGQVHLNHPAWDPQAPFGGYKQSGNGREYGIEGMEEFLETKAIVGFA; from the coding sequence GTGACCGATCCGATCGCCCACCTTTCCGCTTCCGGCCACCTCGACCAGATGTTCGTTGACGGTTGCTGGCGCGCTCCGAACGGAGCCGACCGGGCATCGGTGATCGATCCGGCGAGCGAAGCCGAAGTCGCGCAGATCGCGCTGGGTGACGGCGAGGATGTCGACAGCGCCGTCGCAGCGGCGCGCAGGGCGTTTGGCGGCTGGTCGAACACGCCGGTCGAGACGCGGGTTGCCCTGCTCCGGCGCATTCACGCGCTGCTGCTCGATCGCGCGGACCTGTTCGCGCGGGCCATTTCGCTGGAAATGGGCTCCGCCATCACCGCCGCGCGTGCGGCGCAGGTGCCGTTCGCGGCCGAACATGTCCGGGTGGCGGCCGACAACCTGGCCGAATTTGCCTTCACGAGCCTGCGCGGCACCACTGCCATCGCCCGCGAGCCGGTAGGCGTCTGCGCGCTCATCACGCCGTGGAACTGGCCGCTCTACCAGATCACCGCCAAGGTCGCGCCGGCGCTGGCGGCAGGATGTACCGTGGTGCTCAAGCCCAGCGAGTTGTCACCCCTCAGCGCGGTGCTGTTTGCCGAGGTCATGGCGGAGGCGGGAACGCCGGAGGGCGTGTTCAACCTTGTCCAGGGAACGGGCCCGGTCGTGGGCGAGGCGCTTGCGCGTCATCCCGGGGTGGACATGATCTCGATCACCGGCTCGACGCGCGCAGGCGTGCTGGTCTCGCAGGCCGCCGCCGAAACGATCAAGCGGGTAGCTCTGGAACTGGGCGGCAAGTCGCCCAACGTGGTCTTGCCCGATGCCGACCTGGAACGGGCCATTCCGCTCGGCGTAGCGGCCTGCATGCGCAATGTCGGACAATCGTGCAGCGCGCCGACCCGCATGATCGTTCCCCGCGCCCGCCTCGCCGAAGTCGAACGCCTGGCGGCCGGGACTGCGAGCGCATTTGTGGTTGGCGATCCGTTCGACGAGGCGACGACGCATGGTCCCATCGCCAACCGTGCCCAATACGAGCGTGTCCAGCGCATGATCGAGGTCGGCATCGCCGAAGGGGCAAAACTGCTGACCGGCGGTCCCGGCCGGCCAGCGGGATGCGCGCAGGGCTGGTACGCGCGGCCAACGGTGTTCTCCGAGGTCCGCACCGACATGGCCATCGCGCAGGACGAGATCTTTGGCCCGGTCCTTTGCATTATCCCTTACGACACCGTCGACGAGGCCGTCGCGATCGCCAATGACACGGTCTACGGTCTGGGCGCGCACGTGCAGGGCTCGGACCTCGAGGTGGCACGGGCCGTGGCCCGGCGCATACGCAGCGGGCAGGTCCATCTCAACCATCCTGCCTGGGATCCGCAGGCGCCGTTTGGCGGCTACAAGCAATCGGGCAACGGCCGCGAATACGGCATCGAGGGCATGGAGGAGTTTCTCGAGACAAAGGCCATCGTCGGCTTCGCATGA
- a CDS encoding DUF4198 domain-containing protein — translation MATCMRLVKVSSLALAAAASVATVLPAQAHGIWFAQRARQLALIYGVGADDLDAVARESKLTLVKGYDEDWNDVDVKLRDAGAIPVVDSDEPVAAVAAVMDYGIWTKDASGEFHNKGRDEVPGAGLSEHNFKYAVHLTRMPTRQVPLLAGQTLQLVPVGTDIPQKAGSPMKVRVYYAGKPAAGAQVMTDYVNDPDEAAVKTDKDGYATVKVRNQGINVLMAIFVSPTDNPVKYQQLEHRASLSFVLPHLPE, via the coding sequence ATGGCTACGTGTATGCGCCTAGTGAAAGTCTCAAGCCTGGCGCTCGCCGCCGCGGCGAGCGTGGCGACTGTCCTGCCCGCCCAGGCCCATGGCATCTGGTTCGCCCAGCGTGCGCGCCAGCTGGCGCTCATCTACGGCGTCGGTGCCGACGACCTCGATGCCGTCGCCCGCGAAAGCAAGCTGACGCTGGTCAAGGGTTATGACGAGGACTGGAACGATGTCGACGTCAAGCTGCGCGATGCCGGTGCCATCCCCGTGGTCGACAGCGACGAGCCGGTTGCCGCCGTGGCCGCCGTGATGGACTACGGCATCTGGACCAAGGATGCCTCCGGCGAGTTCCACAACAAGGGACGCGACGAAGTGCCGGGCGCGGGCCTCAGCGAGCACAACTTCAAGTACGCAGTACACCTGACCCGCATGCCGACCAGGCAGGTGCCGCTGCTTGCCGGCCAGACGCTGCAGCTGGTGCCGGTCGGCACGGATATTCCGCAGAAGGCGGGATCGCCGATGAAGGTCCGCGTCTATTACGCGGGCAAGCCCGCTGCCGGCGCGCAGGTCATGACCGACTACGTCAACGATCCCGACGAAGCGGCGGTGAAGACCGACAAGGATGGCTATGCCACCGTCAAGGTGCGCAACCAGGGGATCAACGTGCTGATGGCGATCTTCGTCAGCCCCACCGACAATCCCGTGAAGTACCAGCAGCTCGAACACCGCGCCTCGCTGTCCTTCGTGCTGCCGCACCTGCCCGAATAA
- a CDS encoding HupE/UreJ family protein, with protein sequence MAALVLALIASVAKAHGVAENDAAFIQGTSGVNIIPYMYLGAKHMVTGYDHLLFLCGVIFFLYRMKDVGAYVTLFAIGHSTTLLLGVIFDIRANPYIVDAVIGLSVAYKAFDNLGGFKTVFGVSPNPKAAVLIFGFFHGFGLATKLQDLTLSRDGLVPNLVAFNVGVEMGQLMALSLILIAMNLWRLTPSFRRSAITANAALMCAGFVLVGFQLTGYFTKGA encoded by the coding sequence ATCGCCGCGCTTGTCCTCGCCCTCATCGCCTCGGTCGCCAAGGCCCACGGCGTCGCCGAAAACGACGCCGCCTTCATCCAGGGCACCTCCGGGGTGAACATCATCCCCTACATGTACCTCGGCGCCAAGCACATGGTGACGGGGTACGACCACCTGCTGTTCCTGTGCGGCGTGATCTTCTTCCTTTACCGGATGAAGGACGTGGGCGCTTACGTGACGCTGTTTGCCATCGGCCACAGCACCACGCTGCTGCTGGGGGTGATCTTCGACATCCGCGCCAATCCTTATATCGTCGACGCCGTGATCGGTCTGTCGGTGGCCTACAAGGCTTTCGACAATCTCGGCGGTTTCAAGACGGTCTTCGGCGTTTCGCCCAATCCCAAGGCGGCAGTGCTGATCTTCGGCTTCTTCCACGGCTTCGGTCTGGCGACCAAACTGCAGGACCTGACCCTTTCGCGCGACGGCCTCGTGCCCAACCTCGTGGCGTTCAACGTGGGTGTCGAGATGGGCCAGCTCATGGCGCTTTCGCTGATCCTGATCGCGATGAACCTCTGGCGGCTCACCCCCAGCTTCCGCCGCAGCGCCATCACTGCCAACGCCGCGCTGATGTGCGCGGGCTTCGTGCTCGTGGGCTTCCAGCTCACCGGCTATTTCACCAAGGGAGCCTGA
- a CDS encoding TonB-dependent siderophore receptor, translated as MTRWKSALNIALATGCAMIAFPAFAEEEAAVAEAATADPASDIVVSGKREQYRGDVPLKEVPQSVQQIDGKMLADLNITRLDTALDLASGIARQNNFGGLWDAFAIRGFAGDENFPSGFLVNGFNGGRGYGGPRDASNIERIDILKGPNGAVFGRGEPGGTVNIITKKAKTDDTFGSFAISGGSYDTYRIEGDFNLKLADNLAVRINGAAQEADSFRDYIYSRKKVLTPSVLFKPTDTTTLTYEMEVVDQYVFFDRGTIAVDGKLGVVPRSRFFGEPGDGPNHVTVFGHQAQLEQDLGGDWVFLAGFNYRKTTFKGYSSDAELAGSRQTLEETGDYLSRQRRYRDYDTDYMAARAEISGKIYTGPFTHHVLIGADWDKFDIDTLSMRFRPSAYTAGSPITAANNAINIYNPVYGQQPTTASIVQDTYETQKAWGVYFQDQIDVTDHFKIRGGGRFDHFHQTIDNGVDTTKTRFSPSVGALYEITDTLSIYSSYGTGFRPNSGIDANGNAFGPETSKSYEAGLRFVSPDNSITSSVAVYHMTKNGVLTADPLNAGFSLAGGKARSRGIEADLNAKLPLGFTLYATYAYTDAEWTKSALDPAFGLTINPGDPLINIPKHAGNLLVTKEFDAGNVGVFTVGGGVNAASKRLGETGYDFWLPGYTLVRAMASYKPTEQMKFSLDVTNLFDKTWYAASYHRYWVTPGTPRTITLRADFSF; from the coding sequence ATGACACGATGGAAGTCCGCATTGAACATCGCCCTCGCCACGGGCTGCGCGATGATCGCTTTTCCTGCCTTCGCCGAAGAAGAAGCCGCAGTCGCAGAGGCGGCTACTGCCGATCCCGCAAGTGACATCGTCGTTTCCGGCAAGCGCGAACAGTATCGCGGCGACGTTCCGCTGAAGGAAGTGCCGCAGAGTGTCCAGCAGATCGACGGCAAGATGCTGGCCGACCTCAACATCACCCGGCTCGATACCGCGCTCGACCTTGCCAGCGGCATCGCCCGCCAGAACAACTTCGGCGGCCTGTGGGACGCCTTTGCCATCCGCGGCTTCGCCGGTGACGAGAACTTCCCCAGCGGCTTCCTTGTCAACGGCTTCAACGGCGGGCGCGGCTACGGCGGCCCCCGCGACGCCTCCAACATCGAACGCATCGACATCCTGAAGGGCCCGAACGGCGCGGTTTTCGGACGCGGTGAGCCCGGCGGCACGGTGAACATCATCACCAAGAAGGCCAAGACCGACGACACCTTCGGCAGCTTCGCGATCTCCGGCGGCAGCTACGATACCTACCGCATCGAGGGCGACTTCAACCTCAAGCTGGCCGACAACCTCGCCGTGCGCATCAACGGCGCCGCGCAGGAGGCCGACAGCTTCCGCGACTACATCTACTCCCGCAAGAAAGTGCTGACCCCGTCGGTACTGTTCAAGCCGACCGACACGACCACGCTGACCTACGAAATGGAAGTGGTCGACCAGTACGTGTTTTTCGACCGCGGCACCATCGCGGTGGACGGCAAGCTGGGCGTGGTGCCCCGATCGCGCTTCTTCGGCGAGCCGGGCGACGGCCCCAATCACGTCACCGTGTTCGGCCATCAGGCCCAGCTGGAGCAGGATCTCGGCGGCGACTGGGTGTTCCTGGCCGGTTTCAACTACCGCAAGACCACCTTCAAGGGCTATTCAAGCGACGCTGAACTCGCCGGAAGCCGCCAGACGCTGGAAGAAACCGGCGACTACCTCTCGCGCCAGCGCCGCTATCGCGACTATGACACCGACTACATGGCCGCCCGCGCCGAAATCTCCGGCAAGATCTATACCGGCCCCTTCACCCACCACGTGCTGATCGGCGCCGACTGGGACAAGTTCGACATCGACACCCTGTCGATGCGCTTCCGCCCGTCCGCCTATACCGCCGGCAGCCCGATCACGGCGGCCAACAACGCGATCAACATCTACAATCCGGTCTACGGCCAGCAGCCGACCACCGCCTCCATCGTGCAGGACACCTACGAAACGCAGAAGGCCTGGGGCGTCTACTTCCAGGACCAGATCGACGTCACCGACCACTTCAAGATCCGCGGCGGCGGCCGTTTCGATCACTTCCACCAGACCATCGACAACGGCGTCGACACCACCAAGACCCGCTTCAGTCCCTCGGTCGGCGCGCTCTACGAGATCACCGACACGCTGAGTATCTATTCAAGCTACGGCACCGGCTTCCGCCCGAACAGCGGTATCGACGCCAATGGCAACGCCTTCGGTCCGGAAACCAGCAAGTCCTATGAGGCGGGTCTCCGCTTCGTCTCGCCGGACAATTCGATCACCAGCTCGGTCGCGGTCTATCACATGACCAAGAACGGCGTGCTGACCGCCGATCCGCTCAACGCGGGCTTCAGCCTCGCAGGCGGCAAGGCGCGCAGCCGGGGCATCGAGGCGGATCTCAACGCCAAGCTGCCGCTGGGCTTCACGCTCTATGCGACTTACGCCTACACCGATGCCGAATGGACCAAGTCCGCGCTCGATCCGGCCTTCGGGCTGACGATCAACCCCGGCGATCCGCTGATCAACATTCCCAAGCATGCGGGCAACCTGCTGGTCACCAAGGAATTCGACGCAGGCAACGTGGGCGTCTTCACCGTCGGCGGCGGCGTCAACGCGGCCAGCAAGCGCCTTGGCGAGACCGGCTACGACTTCTGGCTGCCCGGCTACACGCTGGTCCGCGCCATGGCCAGCTACAAGCCGACCGAGCAGATGAAGTTCAGCCTCGACGTCACCAACCTGTTCGACAAGACCTGGTACGCGGCCTCCTATCACCGCTACTGGGTGACGCCCGGCACTCCGCGCACGATCACCCTGCGCGCCGACTTCTCGTTCTGA
- a CDS encoding glyoxylate/hydroxypyruvate reductase A — MTAILHVGPEERATLWQAEFHRALPEVEFRNWPDLGNPADIRYLVAWKLTDELIASLPALEVLFSIGAGVDQLDLSRLPGHVRVVRMIEPGITTTMAQYVAAAALALHREFAFYRDAQVRGEWSPHATLLCEERSVGVMGLGELGKASLAMLAPLGFRLRGWNRSARAIDGVECFAGAGELDAFLAGTDILVCLLPLTDETRGILSAELFAKLPKGARLINAARGGHLIEADLLSALANGQISEAVLDVAQIEPLPGDHPLRSDPRVLITPHIAGVTRIETAVHALIENVRGDLAGEALPGEVDRKRGY; from the coding sequence ATGACCGCGATCCTCCATGTCGGCCCCGAAGAGCGCGCCACGCTCTGGCAAGCCGAATTCCACCGCGCCCTGCCCGAAGTGGAGTTCCGCAACTGGCCGGATCTCGGCAATCCTGCCGATATCCGCTACCTCGTCGCCTGGAAGCTGACCGACGAGCTGATCGCTTCGCTGCCCGCACTGGAAGTGCTGTTCAGCATCGGCGCCGGGGTGGACCAGCTCGACCTTTCACGCCTGCCCGGTCATGTCCGCGTCGTGCGCATGATCGAACCCGGCATCACCACGACCATGGCGCAATATGTCGCCGCCGCCGCATTGGCACTGCACCGCGAATTCGCCTTCTACCGCGACGCGCAAGTGCGCGGCGAATGGAGCCCGCACGCGACCCTGCTGTGCGAGGAGCGCAGCGTCGGGGTGATGGGTCTTGGCGAACTGGGCAAGGCCTCGCTCGCGATGCTGGCCCCGCTCGGCTTTCGCCTGCGCGGCTGGAATCGCAGCGCACGAGCCATCGACGGGGTCGAGTGCTTTGCCGGAGCGGGTGAACTGGACGCCTTCCTGGCCGGAACCGACATTCTGGTCTGCCTGCTGCCGCTGACCGATGAGACGCGCGGCATCCTTTCAGCCGAACTCTTCGCCAAACTCCCCAAGGGCGCCCGCCTCATCAACGCGGCGCGCGGCGGCCACCTGATCGAAGCCGATCTGCTTTCTGCGCTGGCAAACGGGCAGATTTCCGAGGCCGTGCTCGACGTCGCACAAATCGAACCGCTACCCGGCGACCATCCCTTGCGCAGCGATCCGCGCGTCCTCATCACCCCGCACATCGCCGGTGTCACCCGCATCGAGACGGCGGTACACGCGCTCATCGAGAACGTGCGCGGCGACCTCGCCGGAGAAGCGCTCCCCGGCGAGGTTGACCGAAAACGGGGCTATTGA
- a CDS encoding threonine/serine dehydratase produces the protein MNLETTTATGTLAIGPDDVRDAAATIAGVAVRTPLLEYRFLNEKAGRRVLIKFEGAQIGGAFKFRGAYNRLARIPEAERPSGVVAWSSGNHAQGVAAAARILGIPAAIVMPADAPAIKIANTRALGAEVVPYDRATQSREEIATRLAEERGAVLVPSFDDPYIIAGQGTAGLEIVEQAAELGVVIGQVLVCCGGGGLVAGIATALNDALPDAAVWSVEPEAFDDSARSLVSGQREAVAAGASSICDALLAPMPGELTFPINKALLAGGLSVSDAEVRAAMRYAFEVLKLVIEPGGAVALAALLAGKAPETQGATVVLVSGANVDPAFFGDLLHVGAGAQ, from the coding sequence ATGAACCTTGAAACGACCACGGCCACGGGGACGCTGGCGATCGGCCCCGACGATGTGCGCGATGCCGCAGCCACCATCGCCGGCGTTGCCGTGCGCACGCCGCTGCTGGAATACCGCTTTCTGAACGAGAAAGCAGGGCGCCGGGTGCTGATCAAGTTCGAAGGCGCGCAGATCGGCGGCGCCTTCAAGTTTCGCGGCGCCTACAACCGCCTTGCCCGCATTCCCGAGGCCGAGCGGCCGAGCGGTGTCGTCGCCTGGTCCTCGGGCAATCACGCGCAGGGCGTGGCGGCGGCGGCCCGTATCCTCGGCATTCCCGCCGCCATCGTGATGCCGGCCGATGCGCCCGCGATCAAGATCGCCAATACCCGCGCGCTGGGGGCCGAAGTCGTGCCTTATGACCGCGCCACCCAGTCGCGCGAAGAGATCGCCACCCGGCTTGCCGAAGAACGCGGGGCCGTGCTGGTGCCGAGTTTCGACGATCCCTACATCATTGCCGGGCAGGGTACGGCGGGTCTCGAAATCGTCGAACAGGCTGCCGAACTGGGTGTCGTGATCGGTCAGGTTCTGGTCTGTTGTGGCGGCGGCGGGCTGGTTGCGGGAATTGCCACGGCCCTGAACGATGCGCTTCCGGACGCAGCCGTCTGGTCGGTTGAGCCCGAAGCATTCGACGATAGCGCCCGCTCGCTGGTTTCGGGCCAGCGCGAGGCCGTGGCGGCAGGGGCCAGCTCGATCTGCGACGCCTTGCTGGCCCCGATGCCGGGCGAACTGACATTTCCGATCAACAAGGCACTGCTGGCCGGCGGCCTCTCGGTGAGTGACGCGGAAGTGCGCGCGGCGATGCGCTATGCTTTCGAAGTGCTCAAGCTAGTGATCGAGCCGGGCGGCGCGGTCGCGCTGGCGGCGCTGCTGGCGGGTAAGGCCCCCGAAACCCAGGGAGCGACCGTGGTGCTCGTGTCCGGCGCCAATGTCGATCCGGCCTTTTTCGGGGACCTTCTGCACGTCGGTGCCGGGGCTCAATAG
- a CDS encoding RidA family protein, translating to MSKVQRFYSDSLPYPRGHYSHASIAGGLMFVSGQLPFDREGKPVGPGFVEQTEAVLANLMTVIESAGATREDIVKVTVFIAGIEHWPEFDKVYAATMGDVRPARSVVPVPELHYGFLVELEAVVAVPG from the coding sequence ATGAGCAAAGTGCAGCGTTTCTACAGCGACAGCCTGCCTTATCCGCGCGGGCACTATTCCCATGCCAGCATCGCGGGCGGCCTGATGTTCGTATCGGGCCAGTTGCCGTTCGACCGCGAGGGCAAGCCGGTGGGCCCGGGTTTCGTCGAACAGACCGAAGCCGTGCTGGCCAATCTGATGACCGTGATCGAAAGCGCCGGCGCCACCCGCGAGGATATCGTCAAGGTCACCGTGTTTATCGCCGGGATCGAGCATTGGCCCGAATTCGACAAGGTCTATGCCGCCACGATGGGCGATGTCCGCCCCGCCCGCTCAGTCGTTCCGGTGCCGGAACTGCACTATGGCTTCCTGGTCGAACTGGAAGCCGTAGTGGCTGTTCCGGGCTGA
- a CDS encoding M20 aminoacylase family protein, protein MLTTEDPGGIALLLPEVTAIRRDIHAHPELAYEEHRTAGIVADYLRGVGLEVTTGIGGTGVVGTLRRGSSPRTIGLRADMDALGFQEETGLPHQSVTAGKFHGCGHDGHTAMLLGAARHIAEKVEFDGTVHFIFQPAEEGLGGAKAMIEDGLFDRFDCEEVYAVHNWPDLPAGHFQTRTGPIMAAADRFELTVMGKGGHAALPHQTPDAVLAAADLVMQLNTIVARRVPPQETAVLSVTMIQGGATHNVIPAEVRVTGTVRTFVPAVQDRIEASLREMAAGAARSHEVEIAVHYDRYYPATVNAEACAARALAAAAAIPGVEASRAPEAAFTSEDFSFMLQARPGAYCWLGQGGEDHGAALHNPHYDFNDEVSGIGIAWFANVVREALGQ, encoded by the coding sequence ATGCTCACCACCGAAGATCCTGGCGGAATTGCGCTGCTTTTGCCGGAAGTGACGGCGATCCGCCGCGATATCCACGCCCATCCCGAACTGGCTTACGAGGAGCATCGGACCGCAGGCATCGTTGCGGACTATCTGCGGGGCGTCGGTCTCGAAGTGACGACCGGAATCGGCGGAACCGGCGTGGTGGGCACGCTGCGGCGGGGTTCGTCGCCACGCACAATCGGGCTGCGCGCGGACATGGACGCGCTGGGTTTTCAGGAAGAGACGGGCCTGCCGCACCAGAGCGTGACGGCCGGCAAGTTCCATGGCTGCGGCCATGACGGCCACACCGCGATGCTGCTTGGCGCGGCGCGGCACATTGCCGAAAAGGTCGAGTTCGACGGCACCGTCCATTTCATCTTCCAGCCCGCCGAGGAGGGCCTGGGCGGCGCGAAGGCGATGATCGAGGACGGCCTGTTCGATCGTTTCGACTGCGAGGAAGTCTATGCCGTTCACAACTGGCCGGATCTTCCTGCCGGACATTTCCAGACGCGCACGGGCCCGATCATGGCGGCGGCGGACCGGTTCGAACTGACCGTGATGGGCAAGGGCGGTCATGCCGCCCTGCCGCACCAGACGCCCGACGCGGTTCTGGCCGCCGCCGATCTTGTCATGCAGCTCAACACCATCGTCGCGCGCCGGGTGCCGCCGCAGGAAACGGCGGTGCTGTCGGTGACGATGATCCAGGGCGGCGCCACGCACAACGTGATCCCCGCCGAAGTGCGTGTCACGGGCACCGTGCGCACGTTCGTACCCGCCGTGCAGGACCGCATCGAGGCATCCCTGCGCGAGATGGCGGCAGGCGCGGCGCGCAGCCACGAGGTGGAGATCGCCGTCCATTACGACCGCTATTATCCCGCCACCGTCAATGCCGAGGCCTGCGCCGCCCGCGCGCTGGCGGCGGCCGCGGCGATCCCCGGCGTAGAGGCTTCGCGCGCGCCTGAGGCCGCGTTCACTTCGGAAGACTTTTCCTTCATGCTTCAGGCCCGGCCCGGCGCCTATTGCTGGCTGGGGCAGGGCGGTGAGGATCATGGGGCGGCGTTGCATAATCCGCACTATGATTTCAACGACGAGGTGAGCGGTATCGGCATCGCCTGGTTCGCCAATGTCGTGCGTGAGGCGCTTGGGCAGTAA
- a CDS encoding FAD-binding oxidoreductase, whose protein sequence is MQLKPYWTDTRKPFSSAREGRVPERASVVVVGGGFTGLSAARTLAMRGIDTVLLEAGEVAAAASGRNGGHCNNGTASDLGGLAAKVGLAEAKRLYGLYDSAVDFVEATVREEAIDCDFVRNGKIKLAAKASHVEGLKRSGEFLAREVEPDLVFLDKAAVQDEVKSEAFHAGIVMPRGAQMHMGRYGVGLAEAAARHGAAIFEHAPVTGIERLPGGRHRVTTPKGNVVADAVFLATGPSLQGPFRWIRRRTIPMGSFIVATAPLTDEQVAATMTGRRNCVTTKNIGNYFRLTADNRLIFGGRARFALSDPASDAKSGAILRQTLDEVFPALAEVPIDYTWGGVLDMTPDRLPRAGEHQGLHYAIGLSGHGAQFAGFIGDRMARVIAGEADANPLAGKAFDAIPGHLGPPWFLPFVGAWYRFLDWKS, encoded by the coding sequence ATGCAGCTCAAGCCTTACTGGACCGATACCCGCAAGCCCTTCTCGTCAGCGCGCGAGGGCCGCGTGCCCGAACGCGCCTCGGTTGTCGTGGTCGGCGGTGGCTTCACCGGCCTGTCCGCCGCGCGCACGCTGGCCATGCGCGGGATCGACACCGTCTTGCTTGAAGCGGGAGAAGTGGCTGCTGCGGCGTCGGGACGCAACGGCGGGCACTGCAACAACGGCACCGCCAGCGACCTTGGCGGACTTGCCGCCAAGGTGGGGCTCGCCGAGGCGAAACGGCTCTACGGCCTCTACGATTCCGCCGTCGATTTCGTCGAGGCGACCGTGCGCGAGGAAGCGATCGACTGCGACTTCGTGCGCAACGGCAAGATCAAGCTGGCCGCCAAGGCCAGCCATGTCGAGGGCCTCAAGCGCTCGGGCGAGTTTCTTGCGCGCGAGGTCGAGCCCGATCTCGTCTTTCTCGACAAGGCAGCCGTGCAGGACGAGGTGAAGTCCGAGGCTTTCCATGCGGGCATTGTCATGCCGCGCGGCGCGCAGATGCACATGGGCCGCTACGGCGTCGGCCTGGCCGAAGCGGCGGCGCGCCACGGCGCCGCGATCTTCGAACACGCCCCCGTGACCGGCATCGAGCGCCTGCCGGGCGGCCGCCACCGGGTGACGACGCCCAAGGGCAATGTCGTGGCCGATGCCGTGTTTCTCGCCACCGGCCCTTCGCTGCAAGGCCCGTTCCGCTGGATCCGGCGCCGCACGATCCCGATGGGCAGCTTCATCGTCGCCACCGCCCCGCTGACCGACGAGCAGGTCGCCGCGACCATGACCGGCAGGCGCAACTGCGTGACCACCAAGAACATCGGCAACTACTTCCGCCTCACCGCCGACAACCGCCTGATCTTCGGCGGGCGCGCACGTTTCGCCCTCTCCGACCCGGCCAGCGACGCCAAGAGCGGGGCGATCCTGCGCCAGACGCTGGACGAGGTGTTCCCGGCTCTCGCCGAAGTGCCGATCGACTACACCTGGGGCGGCGTGCTCGACATGACGCCGGACCGCCTGCCGCGCGCGGGCGAGCATCAGGGGCTGCACTATGCCATCGGCCTCAGCGGCCACGGCGCGCAGTTCGCGGGCTTCATCGGCGACCGCATGGCCCGCGTCATCGCCGGAGAGGCCGATGCCAACCCGCTGGCGGGCAAGGCTTTCGATGCCATTCCCGGCCATCTCGGCCCGCCATGGTTCCTGCCTTTCGTCGGCGCCTGGTACCGGTTCCTCGACTGGAAAAGCTGA
- a CDS encoding haloacid dehalogenase type II, which translates to MALRPKYITFDCYGTLLYFEMGPAARRAYADRLPEPAQMDAFVREFSSYRLDEVLGAWKPYRDVVEGALRRTCKKLGVEYRDADTAVIYAEIPHWGPHPDVVEPLKRVAEEFPLVILSNSMVDLIPHAVKALEAPFHAVYTAEEAQSYKPRMKGFEFMFDSLNCNPEDVLHCSSSFRYDLMTAYDMGVKMKAFVNRGHEPLNSYYEVNEIPDISGLPGLLGL; encoded by the coding sequence ATGGCCCTGCGCCCGAAATACATTACGTTCGATTGCTACGGCACGCTGCTCTACTTCGAGATGGGCCCGGCCGCACGCCGCGCCTATGCCGACCGTCTTCCCGAGCCGGCGCAGATGGATGCTTTCGTGCGCGAATTCTCATCCTACCGCCTCGACGAAGTGCTGGGCGCGTGGAAGCCCTATCGCGACGTGGTGGAAGGCGCACTGCGCCGCACCTGCAAGAAGCTCGGCGTCGAATACCGCGATGCCGACACAGCCGTGATCTACGCCGAAATCCCGCACTGGGGCCCGCATCCCGACGTGGTCGAGCCGCTCAAGCGCGTGGCCGAGGAATTCCCGCTGGTGATCCTCTCCAACTCGATGGTTGACCTGATCCCGCACGCGGTCAAGGCGCTCGAAGCCCCCTTCCACGCCGTCTACACCGCCGAGGAAGCACAGTCCTACAAGCCGCGCATGAAGGGCTTCGAGTTCATGTTCGACAGCCTGAACTGCAATCCCGAGGACGTGCTGCACTGCTCGTCCAGCTTCCGCTACGACCTCATGACCGCCTACGACATGGGCGTGAAGATGAAGGCCTTTGTCAATCGCGGGCATGAGCCGCTGAACAGCTACTACGAGGTCAACGAGATCCCCGACATCTCGGGCTTGCCGGGCCTGCTCGGGCTGTGA